One Carassius auratus strain Wakin chromosome 44, ASM336829v1, whole genome shotgun sequence genomic window carries:
- the LOC113062275 gene encoding homeobox protein Hox-A3a-like — MQKATYCDGSAIYSGFPYQSTNGLGYDANQEQYLQALHVESEYHRPACSLQSPGGSAALHKPSEISEGCQRSNGTQAPVPDIPGNNQPPTAPSGPSSPSALNQNPSNDTIAKNPGDASPPPTTRKQIFPWMKESRQNTKQKSCSTISVESCAGDKSPPGSAASKRARTAYTSAQLVELEKEFHFNRYLCRPRRVEMANLLNLTERQIKIWFQNRRMKYKKDQKGLGMMPSPGAQSPHSPVALSSGGGGGGGSAYLSSMHSLVNSMPYDSPSPASYNKPQPNAYSLPTSYPPPLNNCPPPQKRYPGTGTATPEYDTHHLQGNNNYGTQVQGSPVYVSGGGGYSDSLVGMGPSVFGLTHLPHPPQGNIDYNGAITMGNSHHQGTCEPNPCTFTELTPHYSQERIQEAPKLTHL, encoded by the exons ATGCAAAAAGCGACCTATTGCGACGGCTCGGCAATTTACAGTGGCTTCCCCTATCAAAGCACAAATGGTTTAGGTTATGATGCCAATCAGGAGCAATATCTCCAGGCCCTTCATGTGGAAAGTGAGTACCATCGACCGGCATGCTCTCTGCAGTCCCCTGGTGGTTCTGCAGCTCTGCACAAACCCAGTGAAATTTCAGAGGGCTGCCAACGGAGTAACGGCACACAAGCCCCAGTACCAGATATCCCAGGCAACAACCAGCCCCCTACTGCTCCTTCTGGGCCATCTTCCCCCAGTGCCCTGAACCAAAATCCGAGCAATGACACCATCGCCAAGAACCCAGGAGACGCTTCTCCACCGCCAACCACAAGGAAACAAATTTTTCCGTGGATGAAGGAATCTCGTCAGAACACAAAGCAGAAATCTTGTAGTACCATATCAG TAGAGAGCTGCGCTGGAGACAAGAGTCCCCCCGGTTCTGCCGCCTCCAAGCGTGCTCGTACTGCATACACTTCTGCTCAACTCGTAGAGCTGGAGAAAGAATTCCACTTCAATCGTTACCTCTGCCGCCCGCGACGAGTGGAAATGGCAAATCTGCTCAACTTGACGGAAAGGCAGATTAAAATATGGTTCCAGAATCGCAGGATGAAGTACAAAAAGGACCAGAAGGGGCTAGGAATGATGCCCTCTCCTGGAGCACAGTCTCCTCACAGTCCCGTTGCTCTGTCATCCGGTGGCGGAGGAGGGGGTGGGAGTGCATAtttaagttcaatgcattctctGGTTAACAGCATGCCCTACGACTCACCCTCTCCAGCATCCTATAACAAACCCCAGCCTAATGCGTACAGCCTTCCTACGTCATACCCACCTCCTCTGAATAACTGCCCGCCTCCCCAGAAGAGGTATCCAGGGACTGGCACAGCCACGCCGGAATATGACACGCATCACCTTCAAGGCAACAACAATTACGGGACACAAGTGCAGGGTAGCCCGGTTTATGTCAGTGGTGGTGGAGGCTACTCGGATTCTTTGGTGGGGATGGGGCCCTCGGTATTTGGCCTGACACATCTACCGCATCCACCTCAAGGCAATATAGACTACAACGGCGCTATCACCATGGGAAACAGCCATCATCAAGGAACGTGCGAACCAAACCCATGCACATTCACAGAACTTACACCGCACTATTCTCAGGAAAGAATTCAGGAAGCGCCCAAACTGACGCATCTATAG